A stretch of DNA from Oryza brachyantha chromosome 4, ObraRS2, whole genome shotgun sequence:
ATCCAGGCCCAGGCCCGTGGCCTCGACCAACGTTTCCATGGATCGTCGAAGCACACCCCGACCGACGTGGCACTGGATGGGCCACTGGCAGGGTGGCACGTCACCCGTTTAAACCTCTTTCCTCCATTTCGCAAACCCTATCTATCGTGCAGCCTTCTCACGACGAAATCCCCACaaactcccccccccccccccccccacgcctccgcctcgacagCCACGGCCATGGCGTGCGCCTTCTCCGCCTCCACCGTGTCCTCGGCCGCGGCGCCTCTCGCCTCCCCGAAGGTGtccgcctccgcggcgccgCAGCCGTCCGTGTCTTTCCCCTGCTCCTTCTCCTCTGGGAAGTCCCTCcgtctcgccggcggcggcggctcgagatCGAGGGCCCGCAGCTTCGTCGCACGTGCTGGAGGCGAGGTTCGGCGTGGTTtgttgtttagctttttattttttttgtatcgGTGGCTTTGTGGGAATCGGGTTTGATGCGCGACCGCTTGTCTGCATGCGCAGGGGGACCTGCCGTTGGTCGGGAACACGGCGCCGGACTTCGAGGCTGAGGCCGTGTTCGACCAGGAGTTCATCAAGGTACGGTGTTACGCCGGCTGCATTGCGCCAAGCACTCGCTATAGCGTAATTCAACATTGGAGAATTAATTTGGCTTGGGCCAAGCAAAATGTGGCCTGTTCGATTGTTAGGACTAGATTAGGTGTTAAATCCATCTAGCAGGTGACATTGAGGATTAATTGTCTTGGGCCggataaaatttggtatgttCGATTGGTAGACTAGAGTAGGTGTTATGGTTGATTGTGCTTGTTTTTGATATCTTCGTTGATGTTGTCCTTCTGTATATGCAGGTCAAGCTGTCTGAGTACATTGGGAAGAAATACGTGATTCTGTTCTTCTACCCCCTGGACTTCACATTCGTCTGCCCGACAGGTGCCTTAACATCCTTGTGCTCTGTCATGGGAAGCCTTTTTCATGTTTCGTTGTATTCCTAAAGGCTAAACGCATGTTTGTAAGCTTTGCAGAGATCACTGCATTCAGCGATAGATACGAAGAGTTTGAGAAGATAAATACTGAAATTCTCGGTGTTTCAATTGATAGTGTGGTATGCTATTTTTCATCCGCATGGCTATCCATTTTCTTACGTTTATACTGCACATTGCATAAGTGAGTTTATACAGTGTGGAACCCTATCACTACTTGTTCTCTCGCTGTGCTGTATTGAGAATATGATATTTCCATGCCTTCTGGACATGTAGCTGTTCTCTTGATAATATTTGTTGGTCTGTTGCATGTGTTAAGATTATACTTTAGAAACTAAATGTAAATGATGGAGTGTTCCTCATTATGTAAGTGACTATTTGTTCTTAATGGTGATATATTGAACTTAGGAACCTTTAGGTTTGACCAAAAATGCTAATGTTTGATGCCACAATGTTGGACTTAATTCTGTACTGTGATGTAAATCCATGGCGTCTATTATGCCTATGGAGATATGGATTGGCAATAAAAAGTGATGTGCTGTATCGCTGTAACAACAAAGCGATAGTGGTAAAAATGTTCGAATTGGTTATCTCTAGGATGGCAACGGGTATATACCCGTCGAGTATGTAAAGACCGTTATCAACCCcgtgaaaatataatttgccCGTCCCCATCCTCATTAGCGGTCGCGGGTATAGATTTTTCCCGTCTCCGTCCCCGACTGGGTAAAACAAACCTTGGGTAACCCGTACCCGAGTACAAACCCGATTGCAATGCAAATGGAGGAGAGATTTAGGGGGGTGACACCGGCGCTCGGTGCATAGGAGCAACGTCGGCGCATGGCGGCGAGCTGGTGACGGTCGTCCAGGGAGGcgacagcagagcggaggTCGGGAGGTGCTGCGGGCGCGAGCgcgagcaggcggcggcgtgcgcgaCCACGAGTGGGGCGATGTCGACGACGTGGGCGAGCAGGTgagcgagggcggcggcggcagtgtgCGAGAGCAGGCGAGCGAGGGCCACAGCGGCAGTGCGCGCGGCTGCGTGCGCGAGCAAGCAAGAAGGCAAGCGTGTGCGTGCGTAGATGCGAGAAGGCAAGCACGAGCAAGCAAGAAGCATGCTGCGTGCACATGCGTgtgtgcggcggcggaggcagtgCGGCTGCCGGCGTCCTAGGGTTTGAGAGCTGAGATCTAGCAATTGCAATTTATATGTTAGGGATTTGGGCTATTGGGCCAAAATAGTTGATGGGCATATTTGGGcccattttaaattttgatataactGCTAGGATAAATGGGTTACCCGATTGGTACCGGAGACGGGTATATATAGAACGTCTCTATACCCGCCGTACCTGTTGGGGATGGATTCTTG
This window harbors:
- the LOC102710490 gene encoding 2-Cys peroxiredoxin BAS1, chloroplastic is translated as MACAFSASTVSSAAAPLASPKVSASAAPQPSVSFPCSFSSGKSLRLAGGGGSRSRARSFVARAGGEGDLPLVGNTAPDFEAEAVFDQEFIKVKLSEYIGKKYVILFFYPLDFTFVCPTEITAFSDRYEEFEKINTEILGVSIDSVFSHLAWVQTDRKSGGLGDLKYPLISDVTKSISKSFGVLIPDQGIALRGLFIIDKEGVIQHSTINNLAIGRSVDETLRTLQALQYVQENPDEVCPAGWKPGEKSMKPDPKGSKEYFSAI